From a single Macrobrachium rosenbergii isolate ZJJX-2024 chromosome 59, ASM4041242v1, whole genome shotgun sequence genomic region:
- the LOC136837678 gene encoding nebulette-like: MRAREITDVVSEPEHKRAREITNIVSEPEHMRAREITDIVSEPEHKIAREITDIVISEPEHKRAREITDIVTEPEHKREREITDIATEPEHKRAREITDIVTEPEHKRAREITDIVTEPEHKRAREITDTVTEPEHKRAREIADIVTEPEHKRAREIADIVTEPQHKRAREIADMVTEPEHKRAREITDIVTEPEHKRAREIADIVTEPEHERAREIADIVTEPEHKRAREITDIVTEPEHKRAREIADIVTEPEHKRAREITDIVTEPEHKRAREIADIVTEPEHKRAREITDIVTEPEHKRAREIADIVTEPEHKRAREITDITEPEHKRAREITDIGTEPEHKREREITDIVTEPEHKRAREKTDIVTEPEHKRAREITDIVTEPEHKRAREIADIVTEPEHTMAREITDIVSEPEHKREREITDMVSEPEHKRAREVTDIVSEPEIRGQEK; encoded by the exons ATGAGGGCAAGAGAAATAACTGATGTAGTTAGTGAGCCAGAACACAAGAGGGCAAGAGAAATAACTAATATAGTTAGTGAGCCAGAACATATGAGGGCAAGAGAAATAACTGATATAGTTAGTGAGCCAGAACATAAGATAGCAAGAGAAATAACTGATATAGTTA TAAGTGAGCCAGAACATAAGAGGGCAAGAGAAATAACTGATATAGTTACTGAGCCAGAAcacaagagggaaagagaaataactGATATAGCTACTGAGCCAGAACACAAGAGGGCAAGAGAAATAACTGATATAGTTACTGAGCCAGAACACAAGAGGGCAAGAGAAATAACTGATATAGTTACTGAGCCAGAACATAAGAGGGCAAGAGAAATAACTGATACAGTTACTGAACCAGAACATAAGAGGGCAAGAGAAATAGCTGATATAGTTACTGAGCCAGAACATAAGAGGGCAAGAGAAATAGCTGATATAGTTACTGAGCCACAACATAAGAGGGCAAGAGAAATAGCTGATATGGTTACTGAGCCAGAACATAAGAGGGCAAGAGAAATAACTGATATAGTTACTGAGCCAGAACACAAGAGGGCAAGAGAAATAGCTGATATAGTTACTGAGCCAGAACATGAGAGGGCAAGAGAAATAGCTGATATAGTTACTGAGCCAGAACATAAGAGGGCAAGAGAAATAACTGATATAGTTACTGAGCCAGAACATAAGAGGGCAAGAGAAATAGCTGATATAGTTACTGAGCCAGAACATAAGAGGGCAAGAGAAATAACTGATATAGTTACTGAGCCAGAACACAAGAGGGCAAGAGAAATAGCTGATATAGTTACTGAGCCAGAACATAAGAGGGCAAGAGAAATAACTGATATAGTTACTGAGCCAGAACATAAGAGGGCAAGAGAAATAGCTGATATAGTTACTGAGCCAGAACACAAGAGGGCCAGAGAAATAACTGATA TTACTGAGCCAGAACACAAGAGGGCAAGAGAAATAACTGATATAGGTACTGAGCCAGAAcacaagagggaaagagaaataactGATATAGTTACTGAACCAGAACATAAGAGGgcaagagaaaaaactgatatagTTACTGAGCCAGAACACAAGAGGGCAAGAGAAATAACTGATATAGTTACTGAGCCAGAACATAAGAGGGCAAGAGAAATAGCTGATATAGTTACTGAGCCAGAACATACGATGGCAAGAGAAATAACTGATATAGTTAGTGAGCCAGAACataagagggaaagagaaataactGATATGGTTAGTGAGCCAGAACATAAAAGGGCAAGAGAAGTAACTGATATAGTTAGTGAGCCAGAAATAAGAGGGCAAGAGAAATAA